The genomic window CATTAAAAGTGCCGAGAAAAGTAGCGAGGAACATAGGAAGAAACCGCCTGCTTACAAATAGTCGGTATTTAAGGTCATAGTCCATTTTTGGCGATGTATCCATTTCTATCCTAATAATATAACTAGCCAGACAAAAGTAGCGTTTATCAGGCTGAGTAAAACGGCGGCACTTGCTATATCCTTTGCTTTTTTGGAAAGAGGATGAATCTCATCTGATATTCTGTCTATCGCGCTTTCAATTCCGGTATTTAGTAATTCCACAATCATCACTAAAAACAAGCTGCCAACCAAAAGTATTAGTTCTATTTTATTTTCGCTTATGAAAAAGGCGGTAGGTATC from Rickettsiales bacterium includes these protein-coding regions:
- a CDS encoding diacylglycerol kinase, whose translation is MTDKKHNKNNNGNEIKRLCKAFGYSMSGIKTALNERAFILEVIISIMAIPTAFFISENKIELILLVGSLFLVMIVELLNTGIESAIDRISDEIHPLSKKAKDIASAAVLLSLINATFVWLVILLG